One genomic window of Medicago truncatula cultivar Jemalong A17 chromosome 1, MtrunA17r5.0-ANR, whole genome shotgun sequence includes the following:
- the LOC25480284 gene encoding uncharacterized protein — protein MSSSSSFPTSEERIVASALLLLHTPSPKFHSNEVHEERRSFSHNRFREISVTTDSDESSSAFSSLLINGGDESSDSDVSFFSATNRYHQMKFKIARKSRSKVVWTSSSCSGDRKVKSETTAKVSPTSFSGEATSCLSTTSSSRSLRYANRTSKCRSVIDAEIKRETPPAAKLRVKNPAGTPHLRRRGDAILRFLSHGGWSSEVKIREMLGDSPDTSKALRM, from the exons atgtcttcttcttcttcctttccaACTTCTGAAGAACGAATCGTTGCTTCTGCTTTGCTTCTTCTCCACACACCTTCACCAAA gTTTCATTCAAATGAAGTTCATGAAGAGCGAAGAAGCTTTAGTCACAATCGTTTCAGAGAGATTTCTGTTACTACTGATTCGGATGAATCTTCTTcagctttctcttctcttctaatcaacGGTGGTGATGAATCTTCTGATTCGgatgtttctttcttctctgcTACGAATCGTTATCATCAGATGAAGTTCAAG ATTGCGAGGAAATCGCGATCAAAGGTAGTGTGGACATCCTCTTCCTGCTCCGGCGACCGGAAAGTGAAATCCGAGACGACGGCGAAGGTTTCACCGACTTCATTTTCCGGCGAGGCGACATCATGTTTGTCAACAACCTCAAGCTCGCGAAGCTTGCGCTATGCTAACAGAACAAGCAAGTGTAGGAGTGTGATTGATGCTGAAATCAAACGCGAGACACCGCCGGCGGCGAAGCTTCGCGTGAAGAATCCTGCCGGAACGCCACACTTACGTCGGCGCGGCGATGCAATATTGAGGTTTCTCTCTCACGGTGGTTGGTCTTCTGAAGTGAAGATCCGTGAAATGCTTGGTGATAGCCCTGACACTAGCAAAGCTCTCCGAATGtga
- the LOC25480282 gene encoding zinc finger AN1 and C2H2 domain-containing stress-associated protein 11, whose protein sequence is MGTPEFPDLGKHCADSDCKLVDFLPFTCDRCYQVYCLEHRSYIKHRCTKADKQDVTVVICPLCAKGVRLVPEQDPNITWENHVNTDCDPSNYEKVTKKKKCPAAGCKEILVFSNTIKCKDCTIDHCLKHRFGPDHKCPGPKKVETNFPFMNLMNRSRKKESKTNSSSTSSSSKWTTSFLNAASNIRASAEAGMSKLSGEINQAWGTSSDGGRKSNDNGQVEQCPQCGAKFSSITTLINHVQKVHERSGSRSAANVTIDACPKCSKGFTDPVSLVEHVEREHGGTSRR, encoded by the exons ATGGGTACTCCAGAATTTCCAGATCTAGGAAAACACTGCGCTGACTCCGATTGCAAGCTCGTTGATTTCTTGCCCTTCACTTGCGATCGCTGCTATCAG GTGTATTGTTTGGAACACCGAAGTTATATCAAACATCGCTGTACAAAAGCTGACAAGCAAGATGTCACTGTAGTAATATGTCCACTTTGCGCTAAAGGAGTCCGCCTAGTTCCTGAGCAAGATCCAAACATAACATGGGAGAATCATGTTAACACCGACTGCGACCCATCAAATTATGAGAAAgttacaaagaagaaaaaatgccCTGCAGCTGGATGCAAAGAGATCTTAGTATTCtcaaacacaattaaatgcaAGGATTGCACGATAGACCATTGTTTGAAGCATAGGTTTGGTCCTGATCACAAATGTCCAGGACCTAAAAAAGTGGAAACAAATTTCCCTTTTATGAATCTAATGAATAGGAGTAGAAAGAAGGAGTCTAAAACCAACTCAAGTTCAACCTCCTCTTCATCTAAATGGACTACAAGCTTTCTTAATGCTGCTTCTAATATTCGAGCTTCAGCTGAGGCTGGAATGTCAAAGTTGAGTGGTGAAATTAACCAAGCATGGGGGACATCAAGTGATGGTGGGAGAAAGAGCAACGACAATGGTCAAGTGGAGCAATGCCCTCAATGCGGTGCCAAGTTTTCCTCGATCACTACTTTAATCAATCATGTGCAAAAAGTTCATGAAAGAAGTGGCAGCCGATCTGCTGCGAATGTTACCATTGATGCGTGTCCTAAGTGCAGTAAAGGATTCACAGATCCCGTGTCCCTTGTGGAGCATGTTGAGAGGGAACATGGTGGAACTTCTAGAAGATAG